A segment of the Deltaproteobacteria bacterium genome:
AAATGCAATTGCAATCTGCTCTAGTCGTTGAGGGAACGAATGGTAGGCTTTCAACCGCTTCTTAATGTGGCTGCTCACGGAGCGTGCCCCTAGCCGGAAGAAAAGAATCCACCACAATCGGGCGAATCTGGACAACAAAGAGAATGGCTGCGCATACCGCTCCGACTCCTGCTGCGGCAAGGAACGGGATCGCCCAATTGCCCTCACTTTGCTTCAGCATGTAGCCTGCCGTCATCGGACCAAGAATACCGGCGAAACTTCCCAACATGCTAATCATGCCGAAGATTGATCCAGCGAAGCTGGGATTAAACTCTAAGGCCACGGTTGTAAATCCGGAGATCGCAGTGGCAAACATGAAGAAGAACCCAATCAGCAGTATCACACACAGTGTCGAGGACTCCACCTGCGTTGCGGCAATCAGAAATGGCAACGACAAAGTCACGCCGATCCCAGGGAAGCGTACACGAGCGAACTGAGGACTCCAGCCCGTGCGCAGCAGCCGATCGGAGATCGCCCCACCAGTCAGAATACCAACAAAGCCGGCGGCTTGGACGATGACTCCCATGATTCCCATCCTGGTCATCGAAAAGCCCCGTCCTTCTACCAGGTAGTCAGGGAACCAGAAGAGAAACATCCATCCCATGTAGGCGAAACACATGTAACTCAGAGAGACCATCAGCAAAGACGGACTGGTGAACACCGCACGGACAGGAAGTGGAGTAGCAGGTTTCGGCGGGAGCTGTGAGGTAATGTACTCACGTTCTTCTGCGCTGATGTGGGGATGGGTCTCAGGTGTGTCGGTGGCATAGCGCAGCCACGCGAACGCCCAGATAAAACCTAACACCGCATTCACATAGAACACGACCTGCCACGACCAATGCAAAATGATCCAGGTGGTGAGCGGATAGGCGATCATTTGTCCGATGGTGAGACCCGAGAGGCTCAGAGTCTGCGCGCGGGCAAATTCAGCCCGCGGAATCCACCGCGAATTGAGTGAGGTGAGGGCCGGTATGGTGACCGATTCGAATGCACCCACGAAAAACCGCATCAGCATGAGCAGTACAAAGGTCGACTCACCAAGCGGGGTCAGCGCCGTGAACAAGGAGAAGCCACAGAACGCGATCGCCAAGACCTTGCGTCCGCCCCAACGATCGGCGATCATACCGCCGGGAATTTGTAACAGCGCGTAGCCAACTAGAAAGGCGGAAAACACTAAGCCAAACTGTGCCTTATCCCAGCCGGTCTCTTTCATGATGACGGGCGCGGCGACCGAGATGTTGACCCGATCGATGTAATTGACCACCGTGCTGCAGAACAGCAAGCCAATGATGTGATAGCGAACCGGCCACCGCATACTCTCCCCCTTTTTTCTGGCGGCCCTTCTCCGAAAACGCAGGAGAAACGCGCCTACGTATCGTGCCGTCTGTAGGTGGTGTAGCAGATTCGCAGTGGTCGAAGAAACTACGGTGCTACTCCTCCCCGGAAAATCGCTCCCAGGCCGCTTGTCGTGAGACGCCCAGCGCCTCACCGATCCGTATCCACGTCACGCCACGTCCTCGCAACTGTGTGACGTGTTGCCTCAACGTACTCTCGACATTATCCAACGCCACTGCGGCCGGACGGAGCGTATCGAGCAGATCGTCATCGCTTAACGTCTCCCATCCAGGAAACGACGGCACGGACTTTCCGGTTAGGATCTTGTTACAGATGTCCACGCAGGCATCGCAAATATACACCCCAGGACCACCAATCAGCTTTTCTACAGTATGCTCGTCTTTGCGACAGAATGAACAATAGAGCGGCACTTTTCGTTTTGTCTTGGTCATGAGGTTATCCTCCTTCAGAGTTGTCAAGGATAACCTGACAACGATAGCGCCGTCAAGACTATCTTGACAGCCACCAAAGAAGAACGCTTCATGCCGTGTTCTCGCAAAGGCTCTATACCGACTCTATTTCAACTCTCGCCGCAAACGATGCCTGTCCCGCTGAGAAGCCGTACATACAGACTGCGGCATCAGGCAGCACAGGCTGTCCTGAGGTCAAGCTATTCAACCCCAACCATCCATCGCGCATCCATGCAGTCCCGGGAGGTACCTCAGCCGTGACACGCGCACGGGCCTGGAGCGTTCCACGCTCGTTGTAGACGCGAATCATCGCCCCATCCGTTACCTTGCGGGCTGTAGCATCACCAGGCGAGATCCACACGTACGGTTCCGGATCGAGCTGCGCCAACGACGGTAACGCTCTGCCATGATCATAGAAACTATGAAAATGCGTCAGTGTTCTGCCCTGGCTTAACGTGAGTGGATAGGAAGACGGTGCGGGTTCTTCGTATACAGGAAGTGGCGGTAAGCCCGATTCCTGCGCTTGCGCGGAGTAGAATTCGACTTTCCCTGACGGAGTCGAAAAGCGACGATCAGGATAAGCCACATGCGAAATCTGCAACGGACGCATGCCGCCTTCTTGTCGCATCTGCGCAACGGTGACATGACCAGTGCTCGGATGATTCAGGATTGCATCGATCAGTGCCTCTTGCGAGTTCCACGGAAAGAAACCATCTAACTGTAAGTGTTGTGCTAAGCCTTGTAGCACCTGACTCAGAGGTCGCGTTTCGCCAGGCGAAGGAAGCGCTTGTTCCATCAAGTACAGATGCGTATTGGTCGATTTGCATCCCAGTTCTTCTAACCACGCCGTGCCAGGCAATATCACGTCGGCAAAACGGCGCG
Coding sequences within it:
- a CDS encoding MFS transporter — encoded protein: MRWPVRYHIIGLLFCSTVVNYIDRVNISVAAPVIMKETGWDKAQFGLVFSAFLVGYALLQIPGGMIADRWGGRKVLAIAFCGFSLFTALTPLGESTFVLLMLMRFFVGAFESVTIPALTSLNSRWIPRAEFARAQTLSLSGLTIGQMIAYPLTTWIILHWSWQVVFYVNAVLGFIWAFAWLRYATDTPETHPHISAEEREYITSQLPPKPATPLPVRAVFTSPSLLMVSLSYMCFAYMGWMFLFWFPDYLVEGRGFSMTRMGIMGVIVQAAGFVGILTGGAISDRLLRTGWSPQFARVRFPGIGVTLSLPFLIAATQVESSTLCVILLIGFFFMFATAISGFTTVALEFNPSFAGSIFGMISMLGSFAGILGPMTAGYMLKQSEGNWAIPFLAAAGVGAVCAAILFVVQIRPIVVDSFLPARGTLREQPH